CCACTTGATATCCCGAATTTTTCTCCAAACCCTTTATAGCCTGTCATGCTGATAAGATCAAAAGATTCAAACGTGCCTAATATGTCAAAAAAGGGTGATATATTATTACTCTGATCGTTCATGGAGTGAACAAACCGGAAGTAGGACAGCTGTATACTGGTATCCCAGTCAATCTTATCCCAGGAAAATTTCAGCAGATAGTCCTTGGGGAGGTTATTCAGCATGGTATATCTGCCGTAAAAATGCACATCTTCGTAAATTCTTTGCCACAGGCTGACACCAATCTCATCATCGCTCTCCACGTCACCCATAATACGTATATAATCAAGGTTTGTGCGGGTATCTACAAACGGGCGGGCAGCCACTCCTCCACCTGCAACAGAATCAAAATAGGTATCTTCATATTGCGATACCCTCAGGCCTCCAAAGGCATACGTCGCAACAGGGCCGATCTGCTGTTCATACCGTACGCCATCAAATAAAATCGTCTCAACAGAATACTGATATTGCCGTCCAACTCTGAGGCTGGAATTATTTATGACTGGATTTTTTATATCTGCATATAAATAATAAAAACGCCCATTGATACTGTGGTCATAGGTATCAAGAATGTCTCGAAATGCCCCGTCTTTCGGTTCATGACCATCAATATCCTCGGACAATCTTCCGGAACCCGCAATTGTCACCTTATCTTTGAAAAAACTCTTCGTCCTGAAACGGAGATACTGATACAGGTCCTGGTCATCCTCATCTCCCGCCCAGCGGCCTTCATACTGCGCCTTTAAATTGCCAGACACAAAATTGCTGTAGGTAAATCCTGCTGTTTCTGTTACCCCTGTTATGAGCTTGCTCAAATCGTCTGTTTGCGCAAAAAGCGCAGAGGTAATAAACAGGGCAGAAAAGGCGGCAATCAGGGATATTTTCAGTTTCAAATAATTGTTATGCATTTCGCATCAGATTCTTTACTCGCTTCTTGTGAGACTTTTTGGCCATTTGTTTAACAATTGGGTATTATATTAGCATTGATTTTTCTTTAAGCAAGGAATTATTTATAGCCTCTTTATAGACAAGGACAGAAAGAATATGGCAATCTCTGTAGATTTTATCTATAATTCAACGCGCTGCCACACGGAAGGAAACACGGCAAAAGCAAATAAAACAAATTTACGTAAAACTCTTTTCTTGGGAAATGAAGTCAATGCAGTTTGGCACGTTTGAAATCTTCTCTGTTTCCGACAGCCCAATATGTCTGGACGGAGGAGCAGTTTTTGGCATCGTGCCTCGCGTATTCTGGGAAAGAATCTATCCGCCGGACGATAAACACAGAATACAGGTTTCACTCCAATCGCTCCTCGTTGTGACAAAAAGACATACCATACTCATTGATACCGGCGTGGGGTCAAAGCTTGACGCGAAATATTACAAAATCTATGGTATTGATAAAAATATCACTTTGTTGAAATCTTTATCCCGATTGGGTTATCAGCCACAGGATATAGATATCGTCATTAACACCCATCTTCACTTTGACCACGCGGGCGGAAATACGTATATTCGTGATGACGGAAAGACACAACCAACCTTTCCCAAGGCGACCTATTTCATCCAGAAAGGAGAGATGGACGATGCCTTACATCCCAATGAGAGAACGAGGGCAAGTTATCTACCGGATGATTTTGTGCCCATTGCCGACTCCAGACAACTTGGGATGGTAGATGATGAAACGGCAGAGGTGGATAAGGGTGTATCCCTCATAAGAACAGGAGGACACACCCGACAACACCAATGTGTAAGGATTGAATCCGAAGGGCAAACGGCCTTTTTCCTTGCCGACCTTGTTCCAACCGTTGCCCACCTGCAGCTTCCTTACATTGCGGGGTATGATTTGTACCCCTTAACAACCCTGGAACAGAAAAGGAACATCTTAGAACAGGCGCACAAAGAGCGTTGGCTCCTGATCTTCCAGCACGATCCGAAGACGCTGATGGGTTATCTGAAGAAAACGGAAAAAGGATTTGAGATTGAAGAGGGAAAGACCTGTTGAATGCGCATGTTTCCGAAAATTTTATAACACCTTTGAAATTCTTATACAGTTCAATTATTCTCCTTCAAATACGTCTTTAAGGCCTTTCTCGATTCTTTGTCTACCAGTGAAAACATCTTATGCAAGGTGTCTTTTGTAAAAACCCTGGAATGACCTTTTAATTTTATGAGCTCAAATTTATAGGCGTCACGAAGACTATAAAACCTGCGATACAGTGCGGCATTCCTTAATTCCTTATTCTTTCCCATACTTTTAAAACCAAAACGCTCTAATCTTTCCCTTCTATCCTGCAAACCTACAATATTCCGTGAATCCGTGTATACGGTCAGATTATCGCACAAATCAAATTCCTTATAATTTTTTCCAATATCTTCCAGCGCCCACAATAGCGTTTCGATTTCCAGCTTTGTGGATGAAGTTGATTGAAACTTCTTCAGTTTTACTTCACTTTCTATAAAATCGTTCTGATCTATACCTAAGCGTAATTCTGAAACAATCACATAAGCACCAAATCCCAACCTCAACTTTGGATTTAAGCTTACATCGGTAAAAAGAGCGAACTTGTTCATACCGGTGTTTTCACAGTGTTCATATTAATACGGGACAAATCCATATTTCCAAGCAGGATACGCTCGGATGCCATTGGAATTCCAGTAAAATGACCACCCTGGTATCCCAATGCCTCTGCTACCGGAAGATATTTAGCATTTTCCCGTTCAAATAGGTATTGCTTCAGCTGCAATAATCTTTCTACTGAAGAATTGCATATTAAAAGATCTGATAAATCTATTGTTGTGTTCTTACCATATTTGATCAGTGCATGTATAACTTCTAGTTTCTCAAACTGAATAATTGGCATCATTGTTAATTTTTCCAGAGCCTTAATTATTTCTTCTCTACCACAATCATACACAGAATCCAAAACCCAAATCAACTCAAGCACCACTGCTAAAGAGCCTAAAATAATAATGATTTATACAACTTGTCTGTCATTTTAAACCATTACTACCCATATCACTATTGCTTGATATTTACTTTGATTATTATTCCCAATCCTTTATTTTCCTCTCACCCATTTTTGCAGTATTTCAGCGATTTTTTCTGCCTGTTCCTTGCCGGAAATATTAAATTTTGACTGCTGCCGGTATTCGCCCTTTATCTTACGATACCGGCGAACCGTAAATTTGTCTTCACTATACGCTTCTTTTTTTGGTTCCCATTGTTGATATTTAAAGAGAATAGTTGTCCACGCGCCTTTCGTAAGGACTTCTTTCTCTAATTCCTTTACAACCAAAATGTCCTCTTCTTTATAGTCTATAGTAATATCATCAATAGTATTAAACATTTTCACTCCTCAAATTCAGGTTTTGTCCAGTTGAACAGACACTGCCACCGGCTTTGAAATGCTATTAAAGACCGGCGAGTATTTCTGTGCCATCTTTATGAGCTCCTCTTTCTTGTCCACAGAAAGGTCCGCATCAATTTTAAAATACACACTGATTTTCTGATACTCCACAGGAACGTCTTCCGATATGCCAAGGAAACCGCGAAGATCCAAATCGCCTTCAAATCTAGATTCCACACCCTTTATCTCGATTCCCTTAGCGGCTGCATGAGCTACAAGGCTTGTCGTCAGACAACCTGACAGGGCAACAAGAAGATACTCGACGGGATTCGCGCCAAGGTTCCTCCACGCCGGACCCGGAGGCTCCATCAGTTCAAAAACCATTGGTTCTCATGAGGCGTCCTCCTTTTTCAGCTCCGTAAAAATCTGAAACTGTTGCGCGATTATGCGTCCATCTACCCATTTATTCGTCGCCCGGAAACTTGAACTGAGCAATTTCTGGTTTTTCCTTAATGGTTTCTATTGTCTTAACCGTTTGATCTACTTTATTTGCTCCATTAACCTTCTTTTCCTGTGTCATTTCGTTCCCTCCTCTTTTATTGCCTTAATGGTTGAAAAATCAGGGAAAGTAATTGGATTTTCCTGTTTACCCTCGAATATATCACTATAATAGCATAAATAGAATTAAAAAATAATTTTCTCTCTCTGTTCGAAATGACCGTTTTGCTCGTTTCCGTTAGCATACTACTGTAAAAAAGGAAGACTTTTTAGCACAAACAATTAAAGCCTTCATATTGACTGCCCACAATCAAGACACGGGCAAGTAATAATTTCATTCGGCACCTGCTGCGCTAGCGACAAGGGTCCTCTGAACTGGTTTTTAGAAAACAAACCGTCTTTTTCATTTCCCGTAGTGTGCTTTGCCGACGAAGCAGCAAGTATCATGAAAGAGAAAGGCATTAGGGTTAAAAACATTTTCCGTTTGCCAGTGAACGCGCTTTACTTCAGCACCAATCGTAAAATGTTCAGACCGAAGTTTGTTGAAATCCAGCGGCATTCACTGTTTTTGAATCGGATATCAGACCTGAAGAACGTTTTTAAATGGAACGGTTTATTCATGGTTCAGTAATCGCAAACGGTAGACGTTCTCAGGAACAGGATCAATTAATGAAAATGGTTAATCCTACTGTGAAGGCCACTCATTACACGCCAAAATTTAAAATCATTTCACTTGATATAGAAACAGGCGCTCATACAGGAGAACTTTATTCCATTGCCCTCCATATGGTTGACGGTTCTATCAATAATAAAACAGTCATCATGCTGGACAAATCAAATACTACGGTTTCAGGCAAAACAGATATTGTATTTGTTTCTTCAGAGAAGAAACTATTAGAGGTTTTTCTCTCTACCTTTATTTCATTCGATCCAGATCTTATTATTGGTTGGCATATTGTCGGTTTTGATCTGAAATTTTTAGAGAAGAAGTTTCGTCTGCATCATATTCCCTTTGCGCTTGGCAGAGGAAATAGCCTTATAAAGATTGAAGAGGGTCAAAGAGCAGGAGACTTTGCTCATATTGAAGGGAGGATAGTTATTGACGGACCACCTGCGCTGAGAAATAATTTTTATGCCTTTGAAAACTATAAACTTGAAACAGTTGCCCGGGAACTGTTGGGTACTGGCAAAGATATTGACCAGAGCCAGAACAAGATATCAGAAATTAACAGAATGTTCAAGGAAGATAAGATTGCATTAGCTCAATATAATATTCAGGACTGTGTGCTTGTCACTGATATTTTTAAAAAGACCAATCTCATCTCAATGATCGTTGAAAGAACAAAGGTCTCCGGACTCTTAATGGATAAGATTGGCATGACAGCCAGGGCCTTTGATCACTTTTATCTTCCCAGAGCGCACCGAAAAGGATTTGTCGCCAAAGACAGTATGGACGTCGAACAAGGGGAACAATCCGCCGGGGGACATGTGATAGCGCCAGTTGCTGGCATATATGAACATGTTATCGTTTTAGATTTTAAGAGTCTTTATCCTTCCATAATCAGGACATTCAAAATTGATCCTTTGTCAAGGTTGTTCGGTGAAGAGGAAAAAGGGCATTGTGCCACTCCCTCCGGGCACAGGTTCTCTCAAAACAACCATATCCTTCCAGATTATATTGGCATATTGATGGAGAAACGAGAAGAAGCCAAAAGAGCCAAGAACACGCCCTTGAGTCAGGCCATAAAAATATTAATGAACAGTTTCTATGGAATTATGGGGTCCTATGGCTGTCGTTTTTATCATCCCGATTTACCCAATAGCATCACGTCAACGGGAAGATATCTTTTGACTGAGACGGCAAGCTATTTAGAAAGATTAGGGTATAAGGTGCTTTATGGCGATACGGATTCAGTATTTGTTCAATTGAGGGATAATCAATGTATACATGTTCAAAAACATGCTTCAAATTTAGCACAGGATCTCAATGAGTATTGGAGAAAAAGATTATGGGATGAATTCAAGGTGGAATCTTTTCTAGAATTAGAGTTTGAAATTCATTTCCAGAAACTCTGTCTTCCCATTGCCCGCAACTCGCAGGGAGGAGCGAAAAAAAGATATGTAGGAAAGGTCCAGGACGCACAGGGACAGAGACTCTATTTTGTCGGTATGGAATATGTTCGCTCCGATTGGACAGAGTTATCCAAAAAATTTCAATATCTACTCTATGAAAAACTTTTTAATAATCAGGAAATAGAAACCTTTATTAAAGGCATTGTTAACGATTTAAAAAGTGGGATGTATAATGATGATCTTATTTATTATAAACGGTTGAGGAAAAAGGTTCATGAATATACAAGGAACAAACCCCCTCATGTGAAAGCCGCTCTCATGCTGGGCAAGGAAGTAAAAGAAGTCCGTTATGTTATGACAATGAGAGGCCCTGTTCCTGTTCAACACAATCATGACGATATAGATTTTTCTCATTATATTGAAAAACAAATAAGACCTATTGCCGATTCAGTATTACCTCTCTTAGGAAAATCATTTGATAGCATGTATGGAGGAAAACAGCTCACTTTATTCGAAGTATAAAATTTTCATGGAGAACCCACATTTAAGCCCTATACGTAAACTTAATAAAAAGGTCGATAAACATCTGAGGATTTCAAAATCAAAGAAACAGAAAATAATTTTTCATTAATGTGACTTATATCACCATAACGCCTCATAATCAAGCCGTCCGTATGGACATATCTCAGCGCAGGTTCTTCCGCCAGTGGAAACAGGATATTTTTTAACTATCGATTTTATAGTTGAGTCTCTTTTTGTAATTTGTTATGGTATACAAAAGTTTAATGTAGCGGGCAGTAAAATACCCCCTTGGTTGCCCTTTTTCAACTGTAAAACGTACAAAGGAAAATCTTGCGTTTTTAAGTTCGAGCGTTTTGTTTCTTCAGTGGATGTAATTCCTCAAGAAGTATATTCGTTTATTAATCCCTTATTAAATTTCAGGCTGTTCAAAAAATACTTTTTTTTCACAGCAAATGAAAAACAGAGTAAAAGCTGGTGTAACAACTAAACGAAGAAAATAATTACCGTATCCAGTCAAAATGGATTTTTTCAGGAGGAGAAAAGGATATGAATACAAACCAAGCGTTCGGATCAAATCCCTTAAAGGTAAGGGACACTGATCACTATAAAGAAGAATACGTTCACAGTTTTGTTGAAGAATGGGACCGGTTGATAGACTGGGAAAAACGGGCCGCCAGTGAAGGAGATTTTTTCATCCAGGCACTCAAGGAAAGGGGAGCCAAAAGAGTTTTAGATGTCGCCACCGGCACCGGGTTTCACTCTGTGCGATTGCTAAAGGCTGGCTTCATGGTAACCAGCGTTGACGGGAGTCCGTATATGCTGGCAAAGGCATTTGACAATGCAAAACGCCATGGATTTATCATGCGGACGGTGCAGGCCGATTGGCGCTGGCTTAATCACGATGTACACAACGAATATGACGCGGTTATTTGTCTCGGCAATTCATTTACGCACCTGTTTGCCGAACGGGACCGCAGAAGAGCGCTTGCGGAATTTTACGCCAGGCTTGTGCCTGATGGTGTATTAATTTTAGATCAACGCAATTACGATTCGATTTTAGATAACGGGTTTTCATCAGAGCATACGTATTATTATTGCGGTCAGGATGTCAAGGCGGAACCTGAACATATCGATCCCGGACTTGCCCGATTTCGATATGAATTTCCCAACAAATCAGTATTTCATTTAAACATGTTTCCCCTGCGTGCAGATTACACCCGAAAACTTATCACGGAGGTTGGTTTTCAAAATGTGCAAACCTATGGTGATTTTCAGGAAACATACCATGAAGACGAACCGGATTTCCTGATACATATAGCGGAAAAATACTATACAACGGAAGAAGAAGAAAATGCATAATGATACTGCTGATGTAACGCGCACAACCCAGGAATATTACAACAGCGCTGACGCCGACCGGTTTTACTCGCTTGTCTGGGGTGGGGAAGACATCCATATAGGTATCTATCATAACCAGGAAGATTCAATCTTTGACGCAAGCCGGCGTACGGTTGAAAAAATGTCCACCCTCATACGCGGACATAATAAAGGCGCCACGATCCTGGATATAGGATCGGGTTATGGCGGATCAGCAAGATATTTGGCAAAAAATTTTGGCTACAGGGTCAACTGTCTCAACCTGAGCGAACAGCAAAACACAAGAAACAAGAAACTGAATAAGGAACAACAGTTGGATGACCTTGTTACAGTAGTAGACGGAAGCTTCGAGGCATTACCTTTTCCGGGTACTACTTTTGATATTGTATGGTCCGGAGATGCCATTTTACACAGTGGCAATAAGGAAAAAGTCATAGAGGACGTCTATCGGGTCTTGAAGAAACAAGGCGAGTTTATTTTTACCGATCCCATGCAAAGCGATGACTGCCCGCCCGGGGTGCTTGAGCCTGTTCTGAAACGCATACATCTCAAATCAATGGGGTCGTTTCGATTTTATAGAAACATACTGTTGAATGCTGGTTTTGAAGAAGTTCAAATAATAAACCTGTCAGAAAATTTGATTACACACTATTCAATGGTCCTCAAGGAACTGGAAAAGCGGAGAGAAGAAATTATCACCTCTATTGGCACAGAGTATCTGGACCGTATGCAGGAAGGACTGAAACACTGGATAGATGCCGGAAAAAATGGATATCTGGCCTGGGGCATCCTTCATTTCCGCAAAAAATAAGGTACTTAAACAGAATGGCTTCTATCGTCGCACGTTAGCAAATCTTATAATTCCTTCCGTCGTACTTCCGCCGTACCTTATACAGCAACTGAAAAAGAAAATATCAGGTTCCAGGCCGCCAAAGACCCCACCATTCATTGATACAATTTTAAACAGCGTCTATTTCCTCACTACATATTGTTGAAAAATCCATCATTCCCGTTTTTGCCATTTTTACTATAACACGCATTAAGTTTCTATAAAAAAAATAGTTATGACTGATTTCATTTTTAGAAACCATTTGGAACATCCTTTGTTTCTTTATAGACGTATAAGAAAACTTTCACTTAAAAGACAAGGAGTCTGCCAGACATACAGGTAGCAACGATAAAAGGCAAAGCAAGTCAGCCTGGCAACTCATGAGGTTATGGAAGAACCGGAAAATATAAATAGTACGTATGATTAAAAATCCCGGCCAAAATAGGGGTATGAATTACATTTTTCAAAAATTTTGAAATTCATAAACAGTAACTTCTTTTCTCTATGGCAAAAAATTTCACGACAACAATTTCTGATGAAGAACTTGAGAGACTCCTTGCCAGGGCTGGCCGTGATAAAGCACAAAGAACGTGCCTCAAGTGCGGCGTATCATTTCTCAGTGAGTCAAAAGGAAATCGCATCTGCAGAGATTGTCACGCAAAAAAAGAAAACACCCCGGACGAATACTTCTGCTATTTTACAACCGTGCACAGATTGCCAAAAAAAATACATGGAAACGAATAAGGAGGGTGATGTGAAAATAAATACGTATACCGCAGATGAAATATATGATACAGTGCTTCCTTCATTACATTCCCAGGGATACCTTCCCATCAGCATATTGATAAACGTGGATAACATAGATATAGACGCTGTATGCAAACACGGAAGAGGTAGCCTCCGGAAGGTATACAGAATATTGGGAGAAAATTGCTGGCAGTATGTTAACTCTGAACACACTCGTCTATGCCTTGTCTGTGATGGAACGGAAAGCAGTACCGTTGTGTGTGAAAATTGTAATAAGGAACTTCCCGAACTCTCCGATGAGGAAAGAGCTCTATACCACACCAGGGGCATTGATATTTTCATCGACACCTGTTGTCCCTCTTGCGGCTCCCACTGGACAGTCACGCAAAAAACAAATGAATAATTATTTGTTATCATGCTTTGGAGTTTTTTTGCGATGAAATATGTAATGAAAAACACTGCGGATATTAACCTCATCTATCCCTCCCTGCCACCTGCCGGCGTTAGAATCCGCCCGCGCAACTCTTACAAAGCGCCTACAACAACATCACTGCCTGGTTGAATAATAGCTACAGAAAACTTTTACATTTTTTTGTTTCTATTTTTCGTTGTTGTAAATACTATTAATAGAAACTATTTTGAGATAGTAGTTCGCGCACAGCACCGGCACGGAATCCCATTCATATTTTTTAGTCAACAGTCCTGAATATCAATAGTATCTAAAGAATTATGCCCACGTTAATCCATCAGGAAAAACTATCTGGTGTTGTAGAAAGAGTGACGTTTCACAGCAGGGAAACAGGATGGACTGTCTTAAAGGTGAGTCCGTTCAAAACCCCTGCGAGTATAAAGACGGTTCTCGTTCATCAAGCAACGGTATTTGCCGGTGCAAGCATGGAGTTCCACGGCAATTGGATAACACACCAAAAGTACGGTGAACAATTCAAGGCTGAAAAAGCAATTGAAAAGAAACCCGCATCCGCTGCAGCCCTGGAAAAATACCTGGGATCAGGACTAATAAAAGGCGTTGGCCCTAAAACTGCCCATAAGATAGTTACCTATTTTGGCGATAAAACCCTGGAGATATTTGAAGAAAAAATTGAAGAATTGGTAAATGTCCCTTCTATTGCAGAAAAAAAATTGTCTCAAATCAGGTCTTCCTGGGAGGAGCATAAAGCCATCCGTGACGTAATGATGTTTTTACAATCTCATGGTGTCAGCACATTGTTTTCCGTCAAAATATTTAAAGCCTATGGAAATGATGCAATAGCGATTGTGTCTGAAAACCCTTACAGACTTGCTCGGGATATCCATGGCATAGGATTTTTTTCCGCTGACAGAATAGCGCTTAACATGGAATTCAGAAAAGATGGGAAAGAACGGATTCAGGCAGGCATCAAGCATATTTTAAATCAAAGCCGTGACAATGGACATTGTTATCTTACCAGAGAGCAGATCCTTGATAACACTCAGGAACTGTTACAATTAGAGAATACGGAATTCATACTCCAACTGCTGGATAAACTGTATGAAGAAGGCGAAGTAAAACGGCGTTTTTTAAAAGAGGAGGAAGAGACATCTATTGAGTGTTTTTACTCAAAATCTTTGTACGGTGATGAAGAATATGTATATCGAAAAGTACAGTCCCTGATAAAGAATCTTCGCCCTGTGGACATTGACAGGGTTCAAAGATGGATAGATACCTATTGCGCAAAATATACCATCGCTTTAAGTGATGAGCAACATGCCAGTATTATTGCAATCGTACAAAAATCCTTTTCAATATTAACCGGCGGCCCGGGTTGCGGGAAAACAACAACAACCAGAGTACTTGTTAAACTTTTAGAGGCCATGAAGAAAAAAATACTATTAACCGCACCAACAGGAAGGGCCGCGCAACGGATGACCGAGGTTATCGGAATAGAATCAAAAACAGTTCATCGGCTGCTGGAGTGGGAACCACAAAAAGGCGGCTTCAAAAAAGGAGAGGAACATCCTCTTCACGCCGATTTCCTGATTGTTGATGAATGTTCCATGCTTGATATCACCCTTGCCGCTTCGCTCCTCAAAGCAGTTCCTGATACTTGCCAGGTACTCTTTATCGGAGACCCCGATCAGCTTCCTTCGGTTGGCGCCGGCGCCGTTCTCCGGGACTTACTATCAAGCGGAGTAGTACCCCATTCTAAACTTACAAGAATATTCCGGCAGGCAGAACAGTCAGACATTATTACCTTTGCGCACCAAATAAACAAAGGAATAACGCCAAAGATATTTTCCCCTTTGGCAGCGCCTGATTTATGGGAGAAATCAACGGACTGCCTCTTTATTGATTCGGATGAAGCTACACAGGATCAACTGAAATTTATCATGCGTTCAAAACACATTATCTCAAAAACCATAAAGGAAAAGAAATCGCATTATATACAAATAGAAGATACCGTTGTAGGGCAATTGAGGGAAGCAGATGGATCCATACAAGTTGATGAATTATGTATACCTGCACGTGAAAACAGTGAAAACACAACTATCCCGGTTTTTTCAGTTCCAAAGAAATTCAAGTATGTAAATTTGGAAACCCTTTCTTCCACATCAGATGGAATAGAAGAGCTAATGACTGTCTTAAAAACAATCCATCCGTGGTCTTCACTACACTATGGTTATACCGCAATTGATACTATTCGTAGATTATATACAAAAACCATCAAAGACAAACTGGGGAATACGTGTGAAGTTCAAATTTTAACACCTCAAGTTCGGGGAAGCCTGGGCGCTGTAAACCTTAATACAATGATACAGGAAGCTGTAAATCCGGCCTCAGAGGGCAAGGGTCAATTCAAAATAGGGGAAAGGGTCCTCAGAGAGGGTGATCGGATTATTCAAACCAGAAATAATTACGATCTCAGTGTTTTTAACGGAGATATTGGAAGAATCGTCAGTATTGATCCTGAGGATTATTGTTGTAAGGTTCAATTTGGGGATCAGAGTAGAATCGTAACCTATCAGAAAGAGGATTTGACTGAACTATCTCTTGCATACGCGATCACGATTCATAAATCGCAAGGAAGCGAGTTTGATGCCGTGATACTACCGGTAACAACACAGCATTTTAAGATGCTTTTTAGAAATCTTATTTATACCGGATTGACAAGAGCAAAAAAACTTGCTGTTTTCGTTGGCAGCAGAAAAGCGTTGGTATTAGCGGTAAAAAGTATCGATAATCGGAAAAGACAAACGGCGCTTGAACAATTATTAAAACACAACAAGTGAATCTTTATCCATAGTTCTGTCCGGATACCCATCTTTTATTCATTGTTCGTATTCTTATTTCAGTCTTTATTCAACCATACCCCTGATATCCAGTCTAAAAGGTGAAACAGAATAAGCCCTTTCACAGATAAATGGTTGGTCCCCTTTATAGCCGACGCCACACTTATGATCCATTATACAAGTCCAGCACCTCTTGGTCACTCAGCGCACGGTTATAAATGCGCACCTCATCAATGCCCCCCTGCCACCTGCCACCATTAGAGTCCGCCCGCGCACCCAGACGCAGGTTTATGCCTGCTTGATACGCTATGGCTGCAGGAATACCCGTGGTACCCTCCGCGGCCATTGCCCCGTTTATATAAACCCGCACTTGTTGTGAGGGACTGAATACCCCAACCACATGGGTCCACCTGTTGAGGTTATCGGCAAAAAAGTCATCGATAGCCACCGATGCGGAACTCCCCAAACTATCATGCACCCTGAACAGTATCCGGTCTGCCGAACCATAATCAAGACCCAATGACCATCCGCGCCTGAGCGAGGCATTACTGTCCCAGTCATACGTCGCGGCAATGATACGGCCCGTGCCACTGGGCGCAGCTGTCGGATATACCCAGGCGCTTACCGTGAGCTCTCCCGTAATGCCTAAATTTGTAGGAAAATCTACCGAGTCATCTACCCCGTCAAAACTCAGGCCTGCCCCGGATATCCCCGAGGACCAGGCAGCGCCGTTTATGGCGCCATCATTCCCGTTGCCCGTGGAATCCGTTGCTTCAGGACCACTTCCCTCATTGAATTCATACTGGGCCTGGAGGTCAGGATCGGGGACCGGCAAAGAGAACTGGTTGTAGAGGTCAAGCACCTCCTGATCACTCAGCGCCTGATCGTAGATACGGACATCATCAATACCCCCCTGCCACATGCCCCTGGTCACCGTATCCGCCCTCATCCCCAGCCTCAAGTTTACCCCTCCAGCGTACGCTATTGCAGCAGGAATATTTGTGACATCCAAAGAGACCATTATCCCATTCACGTACAGCCGTGTATGTTCTGAGGGACTGAATACACCGACCACATGGGTCCACCGGTTGAGATTGTCGGCAAAAAAGGTATCGATAGCCACCGATGCGGAACTCCCCGAACTATCATGCACCCTGAACCGTATCCGGTCATCTGATCCGGAATCAAGACCCAGCGACCATCCTCGCCTGAGCGCCGCATTATTGCTCCAGTTATACGTCGCAG
Above is a genomic segment from Candidatus Brocadiaceae bacterium containing:
- a CDS encoding AAA family ATPase, which gives rise to MPTLIHQEKLSGVVERVTFHSRETGWTVLKVSPFKTPASIKTVLVHQATVFAGASMEFHGNWITHQKYGEQFKAEKAIEKKPASAAALEKYLGSGLIKGVGPKTAHKIVTYFGDKTLEIFEEKIEELVNVPSIAEKKLSQIRSSWEEHKAIRDVMMFLQSHGVSTLFSVKIFKAYGNDAIAIVSENPYRLARDIHGIGFFSADRIALNMEFRKDGKERIQAGIKHILNQSRDNGHCYLTREQILDNTQELLQLENTEFILQLLDKLYEEGEVKRRFLKEEEETSIECFYSKSLYGDEEYVYRKVQSLIKNLRPVDIDRVQRWIDTYCAKYTIALSDEQHASIIAIVQKSFSILTGGPGCGKTTTTRVLVKLLEAMKKKILLTAPTGRAAQRMTEVIGIESKTVHRLLEWEPQKGGFKKGEEHPLHADFLIVDECSMLDITLAASLLKAVPDTCQVLFIGDPDQLPSVGAGAVLRDLLSSGVVPHSKLTRIFRQAEQSDIITFAHQINKGITPKIFSPLAAPDLWEKSTDCLFIDSDEATQDQLKFIMRSKHIISKTIKEKKSHYIQIEDTVVGQLREADGSIQVDELCIPARENSENTTIPVFSVPKKFKYVNLETLSSTSDGIEELMTVLKTIHPWSSLHYGYTAIDTIRRLYTKTIKDKLGNTCEVQILTPQVRGSLGAVNLNTMIQEAVNPASEGKGQFKIGERVLREGDRIIQTRNNYDLSVFNGDIGRIVSIDPEDYCCKVQFGDQSRIVTYQKEDLTELSLAYAITIHKSQGSEFDAVILPVTTQHFKMLFRNLIYTGLTRAKKLAVFVGSRKALVLAVKSIDNRKRQTALEQLLKHNK